A DNA window from Arachis hypogaea cultivar Tifrunner chromosome 18, arahy.Tifrunner.gnm2.J5K5, whole genome shotgun sequence contains the following coding sequences:
- the LOC112769352 gene encoding uncharacterized protein yields MFSSYSASSSTNLAPHFLPKSPLTKNTRNIIRTLFTGHSNSKATVSLFSSVIHGRGPQWRIPSCHFNGYGGNNGKDGNFGEEDEKGRNGERECEVQCEVHVVSWRERTIKAEIFVNADTESLWNVLTDYEHLADFIPNLVCSGRIPCPYPGRIWLEQRGFQRAMYWHIEARVVLDLQEFIRSAWDRELHFSMVDGDFKKFDGKWSVKSGTRSSTSILSYEVSVIPRFNSPAILLERIIRSDLPVNLRALAYRAERDFMQSQKLSLPETSMAINGSFIKKINGTLREGDRLSPANNKEVFTSAISPSSPVSSNEVAGNWGIFGKVCRLDRPRMVDEVHLRRFDGLLENGGVHRCVIASITVKAPVCEVWNVLTAYEKLPEIIPNLGISKILSRDNNKIRILQEGCKGLLYMVLHARVILDLCENSEQEISFEQVEGDFDSFQGKWIFEQLGNHHTLLKYSVEIKMHKDTFLSEAIMEEVIFEDLPSNLSAIRDYVENRNGLKTSEASGKNTNSGKQIASSGFEKDEDNDSVVETPNCNVQSSCQQRPKVPGLQRDMEILKSELLKFIAAHGEEGLMPMRKQLRLHGRVDIEKAITRMGGFRKIATIMNLSLAYKQRKPKGYWDNLENLQDEISRFQRSWGMDPSFMPSRKSFERAGRYDIARALEKWGGLHEVSRLLSLKVRQHRIRQDDSLVEKGKRVDNVDDGDLETPSKPCIYQDTHKWLTKLRQLDINWFE; encoded by the exons ATGTTCAGCTCTTACAGTGCTTCTTCAAGCACCAACCTTGCTCCTCACTTCCTTCCCAAATCACCATTAACAAAGAACACTAGAAACATAATTAGAACCCTCTTCACTGGTCACTCGAATTCTAAAGCCACTGTTTCACTTTTCTCATCTGTTATTCATGGAAGGGGACCACAGTGGAGAATACCCAGTTGCCATTTCAACGGTTATGGTGGCAACAATGGCAAAGATGGAAACTTTGGGGAAGAAGATGAAAAGGGTCGTAATGGAGAGCGTGAGTGTGAGGTTCAGTGTGAGGTGCACGTGGTTTCATGGAGGGAACGCACAATAAAAGCTGAAATCTTTGTCAATGCTGACACTGAATCCCTTTGGAATGTTCTCACTGATTATGAGCATCTTGCTGATTTCATACCCAACCTTGTCTGCAG TGGGAGAATTCCATGTCCATATCCTGGGAGGATATGGTTAGAGCAAAGGGGGTTCCAAAGAGCAATGTATTGGCATATTGAAGCACGTGTTGTCTTGGATCTTCAAGAATTTATCCGTTCA GCATGGGATCGAGAACTTCACTTTTCCATGGTTGATGGAGACTTTAAGAAGTTTGATGGCAAATGGTCTGTAAAATCTGGAACAAG GTCATCAACTTCTATTCTATCTTATGAAGTTAGTGTGATACCAAGATTCAATTCCCCAGCTATTTTATTGGAAAGGATTATCAGATCTGATCTTCCTGTGAACCTTCGAGCTTTGGCTTACAGAGCTGAAAGGGATTTTATGCAGAGTCAGAAGCTTTCACTGCCAGAAACTTCTATGGCTATTAATGGTTCATTCATAAAAAAGATAAATGGTACTTTGCGTGAAGGTGATAGGTTGTCACCGGCAAACAACAAAGAAGTATTTACCAGCGCAATTTCTCCTTCCTCGCCTGTCTCTTCCAATGAGGTGGCCGGAAACTGGGGCATATTTGGAAAAGTTTGCAGGCTCGATAGGCCTAGAATGGTGGACGAAGTTCATCTCCGCAGATTCGATGGCCTTCTG GAAAATGGAGGTGTCCATCGCTGTGTTATTGCCAGCATTACGGTTAAAGCTCCTGTTTGTGAAGTATGGAATGTTCTGACTGCCTATGAGAAACTACCTGA GATCATTCCAAATTTAGGAATCAGTAAGATTTTATCGCGAGATAACAATAAAATCCGCATTCTTCAG GAAGGGTGTAAAGGCCTTCTTTATATGGTGCTTCATGCTCGAGTCATATTAGATTTGTGTGAAAATTCAGAGCAAGAGATAAGTTTTGAACAGGTTGAAGGGGATTTTGATTCGTTCCAAGGAAAATGGATTTTTGAACAACTAGGAAATCATCACACATTGCTGAAGTATTCTGTGGAGATAAAAATGCACAAAGATACTTTCCTTTCGGAGGctatcatggaggag GTCATTTTTGAAGATCTACCATCCAATTTGTCAGCAATAAGAGACTATGTTGAGAATAGAAATGGATTGAAAACTTCAGAAGCTAGTGGGAAGAATACAAATTCAGGGAAACAAATTGCTTCGTCTGGTTTTGAAAAGGACGAAGACAATGATTCGGTCGTGGAAACTCCTAATTGCAATGTTCAAAGTTCATGTCAGCAAAGGCCGAAAGTTCCAGGCTTACAAAGGGATATGGAAATACTAAAATCCGAACTCCTAAAGTTCATTGCAGCACATGGAGAAGAAGGGCTAATGCCGATGAGGAAGCAACTTCGTTTACACGGAAGAGTTGATATCGAGAAGGCTATCACTCGCATGGGTGGATTTAGAAAGATTGCAACCATCATGAATCTTTCCTTGGCTTACAAACAACGAAAACCAAAGGGTTACTGGGACAATCTCGAAAATCTGCAGGACGAG ATAAGTAGATTTCAAAGGAGTTGGGGAATGGATCCTTCATTTATGCCAAGCAGAAAGTCATTTGAACGTGCAG GCCGGTACGATATTGCTCGTGCACTGGAAAAATGGGGTGGACTTCACGAGGTTTCTCGGCTTCTGTCCCTGAAGGTGAGACAACATCGAATCCGACAGGACGATAGCCTTGTTGAGAAGGGTAAGAGAGTTGATAATGTAGATGATGGTGATTTGGAAACACCATCTAAACCATGTATTTATCAAGATACACATAAGTGGCTTACAAAACTAAGACAGTTGGACATAAATTGGTTTGAATAA
- the LOC112771572 gene encoding ultraviolet-B receptor UVR8, translating into MWRRSYSLTKHRLGLGFLRRSFSSERSGKRFAALWGNGDFGRLGLGTLDSQWTPAVCNAFQHKTLKSIACGGAHTLFLTDDGFVYATGLNDFGQVGISEGKQYLVEPVRVLVDEKKIMHIAAGYNHSCAITADGELYMWGKNTSGQLGLGKKAPNIVPLPTKVEHLDGISIKMTALGSEHSMAVSDGGEAFSWGMGGSGRLGHGHESGILGLFKSYSEYTPRLIKDLEGIKVKYIAAGLLNSACIDENGFVYIFGERGIDKLRLKEMSNATKPSLINELPYSQQVACGGYHTCVLTNSGELYTWGSNENGCLGIGSPDAIHVPEKVQGPFLRSSVSQVSCGWKHTAAISEGRLFTWGWGGSYGTFSEVGHSSAGQLGQGSDVDYINPARVCFGEEVKALQISCGFNHTEKPECYDP; encoded by the exons ATGTGGCGCCGAAGCTACTCCCTCACGAAGCACCGTTTGGGGTTAGGGTTTCTACGAAGGTCCTTCTCATCAGAGCGAAGCGGAAAGAGGTTCGCGGCGCTCTGGGGGAACGGCGATTTCGGAAGATTAGGACTCGGCACTTTGGATTCTCAGTGGACTCCAGCTGTCTGCAACGCCTTCCAACACAAAACTCTCAAATCCATCGCTTGTGGCGGTGCTCACACACTCTTCCTAACAG ACGATGGATTCGTGTATGCCACCGGTCTTAATGATTTCGGACAAGTTGGTATATCAGAGGGTAAACAGTACTTGGTG GAGCCAGTTCGGGTTTTGGTAGATGAGAAGAAGATTATGCACATTGCTGCTGGTTATAATCACTCGTGTGCAATAACAG cGGATGGAGAACTATATATGTGGGGAAAGAATACAAGTGGACAGCTTGGACTTGGAAAAA AAGCCCCAAACATAGTTCCTCTGCCAACTAAAGTGGAACATTTGGATGGAATCAGCATTAAAATGACAGCGCTGGGATCAGAGCACTCAATGGCTGTTAGTG ATGGAGGAGAGGCCTTTAGTTGGGGGATGGGAGGTTCAGGTAGACTTGGTCATGGTCACGAGTCGGGCATTCTGGGATTATTTAAAAGTTACag TGAGTATACTCCAAGGCTTATAAAGGATCTTGAGGGAATCAAG GTTAAATATATAGCTGCTGGGTTGCTAAATTCAGCTTGCATTGAtg AAAATGGTTTTGTTTATATATTTGGAGAAAGAGGAATTGATAAATTG CGCTTGAAGGAGATGAGCAATGCAACAAAACCATCCTTAATTAATGAACTTCCATACTCACAGCAAGTTGCTTGTGGTGGCTATCATACCTGTGTCCTAACAA ACTCTGGAGAGCTTTATACTTGGGGTTCGAATGAGAATGGCTGCCTCGGTATTGG tTCCCCTGATGCCATTCATGTACCAGAAAAGGTTCAAGGGCCATTCCTGAGGTCTTCTGTTAGTCAGGTTTCTTGTGGTTGGAAGCACACAGCGGCAATTTCTG AAGGAAGACTCTTCACATGGGGTTGGGGAGGTTCATATGGGACTTTCTCTGAAGTAGGACATTCTTCTGCTGGACAATTG GGCCAAGGAAGTGATGTGGACTACATAAATCCTGCTAGAGTTTGTTTTGGAGAAGAAGTGAAAGCATTACAAATTTCATGCGGGTTCAACCATACAG AAAAGCCAGAATGCTATGATCCATAA
- the LOC112771482 gene encoding uncharacterized protein translates to MESAEQDLLKTAKRLELEKLAAITFSPASLAGLEELLHDTYIKQIPEPIDYHNRVDLVRIFNVMAREIYGKGNSSPVVEEYGSFVMDIFNKKSDLDLSINFNNSTEVDRQRKISTLRKFNKKLCSIQRRGHITSVQLIMTAKVPIIKLIDRGTGIECDLSVENRDGIAKSRIIHSISAIDERFRKLCFLAKSWAQAQNINSSKDRTLNSLSIVSLVAFHLQTCNPPILPPFSALLKEGADPESVTRAVKNYANYGKKNSDSLAKLFITLFVKLASVEQLWQNGLCISLYEGSWILKSWGRKSYSISIEDFTDPSQNFSRAVGAEEVNTIYGCIHRSLNFILRFLDGQMQGKELMPLLFERHTVSTLGVEGIRTMNENENSLTTPEDAFPSKRRRLEGGVAQNQVVTQGSQGTEPGSGGMQPGKTAFDNASASFTHSTEHHGYDRRLVPSHVDDYGSVAISHQNTVAPVGNGVIHSPLPSTSHNPPIQSQSVKFLSSRTSDKNSVAVIEDGINYSPSPSISHDLPIRSGRIPPVNFLASFATSHQNDVASIGNGLIYSQPPPRSRDPPIHSQRIPSENFIASVRMSHEKVHLPPPSTRHSPYRAEHTLHNHRRI, encoded by the exons ATGGAATCCGCCGAGCAGG ACCTTCTAAAGACGGCAAAGAGGCTCGAGTTAGAGAAATTAGCAGCAATCACGTTCTCTCCTGCATCTCTTGCTGGTCTAGAGGAACTCCTTCATGATACCTACATTAAACAGATCCCAGAACCAATTGATTACCACAATAGAGTAGATCTAGTTCGCATATTCAATGTGATGGCTCGGGAAATTTATG GAAAAGGTAATAGCTCCCCTGTTGTGGAAGAATATGGATCATTTGTGATGGATATATTCAACAAAAAAAGTGATCTGGACTTGTCTATCAATTTCAACAATTCAACTGAAGTTGATCGTCAGAGGAAGATTTCAACCCTTCGAAAATTCAATAAGAAACTATGCTCAATCCAAA GAAGAGGGCATATTACCAGTGTACAGCTTATCATGACTGCCAAGGTGCCAATTATTAAACTTATTGATAGGGGTACAGGTATCGAATGTGATTTATCAGTTGAGAATAGGGATGGCATTGCAAAATCCCGTATTATCCATTCAATTTCTGCCATAGATGAAAGATTTCGGAAGCTATGTTTTCTG GCGAAATCCTGGGCTCAAGCACAGAATATCAACAGTTCTAAGGACCGGACGCTGAATTCTTTATCTATTGTATCACTTGTTGCTTTTCATTTGCAG ACGTGCAACCCTCCTATACTACCTCCATTCTCTGCGTTACTTAAAG AGGGAGCTGATCCTGAATCTGTTACTAGAGCTGTTAAAAATTATGCCAACTATGGGAAAAAGAATAGTGATTCATTGGCTAAGCTTTTCATTACTCTATTTGTCAAG CTAGCATCAGTTGAACAACTTTGGCAGAATGGTTTATGCATAAGCTTATATGAAGGATCATGGATTTTAAAATCTTGGGGTCGTAAATCATATTCAATAAGT ATTGAGGATTTCACAGATCCTTCTCAAAATTTTTCAAGAGCAGTTGGAGCTGAAGAAGTAAATACGATATATGGATGTATCCATAGATCTCTTAACTTCATTTTGAGGTTTCTGGATGGCCAGATGCAGGGCAAGGAATTGATGCCTCTTTTGTTTGAGAGACATACTGTTTCTACTTTAGGAGTTGAGGGTATTAGGACTATGAATGAGAATGAGAATAGCCTTACAACTCCAGAAGATGCTTTCCCATCCAAAAGGAGGCGCTTAGAGGGAGGGGTGGCACAAAACCAGGTAGTAACTCAAGGTTCTCAGGGAACAGAACCAGGTAGTGGTGGGATGCAGCCTGGTAAAACTGCGTTTGATAATGCATCTGCATCTTTCACACATAGTACTGAGCATCATGGTTATGATCGAAGGTTAGTTCCTTCTCATGTTGATGATTATGGTTCTGTTGCAATATCTCATCAAAACACAGTTGCTCCTGTTGGAAATGGTGTAATTCATTCACCCCTTCCTTCAACAAGTCATAATCCACCCATACAATCTCAAAGTGTAAAATTCCTATCTTCTAGAACATCTGATAAAAATTCAGTTGCTGTGATTGAAGATGGTATAAATTATTCACCTTCTCCTTCAATAAGTCACGATCTACCCATACGATCTGGACGCATTCCCCCAGTAAATTTCCTAGCTTCTTTTGCAACATCTCATCAAAATGACGTTGCTTCAATAGGAAATGGTTTAATTTATTCACAACCTCCTCCAAGAAGTCGTGATCCACCCATACATTCTCAACGTATTCCCTCAGAAAATTTCATAGCTTCTGTTAGAATGTCTCATGAAAAGGTTCATTTACCCCCTCCTTCGACAAGACATAGTCCATACAGAGCCGAGCATACTTTGCACAATCACAGGAGAATTTAG